The bacterium genomic sequence ACGGAAGAATCTGCGGCATCGCCGACGTGTACGATGCCCTGACGACCCGCCGCTCCTACAAGGAAGCTCTCTCGAAAATGACCGCCTTCACGATCATGCAGGACAGCGACGGCCACTTCGATTCGAAAATGCTCGATCGCTTCATCCGCCTCGCCGTTCAGTACATCGAATAGGAACGCCGCGAACAGAAATGCCGCTCCCGGCAAAAACTCCGCCCCGAACAAACAAGCAGCCATGATGCGAAAAAAACCGGAACCCCTTTTTCGCCTGCTCGTCCTGGGGCTTCTCGCTCTGGCCGGGTGCGCCGCGGCGGACCCCGTGCCCGTCCGCACGAATCTCCCCGCGGGCGAGTTCCGCGGCCTCGCCTCCTGGTACGGCCGCACGTACCACGGAAAGCCCACCGCCAGCGGCGAGCCCTACGACATGGAAGCCCTCACCGCCGCCCACAGAACGCTTCCCTTCCACTCCCGCGTCCTCGTCCGCCGCACCGACACGGGCCGCGCCATCGAGGTCCGGATCAACGACCGCGGCCCCTTCTTCTCCGGCCGCGTGATCGACCTCTCCCGTAGGGCCGCCCGCGAACTCGCCATGATCGGCAAGGGCACCGCCCCGGTGCGCCTGGTGCCCCTCTACGTCCCCGCCGAGAGAAACGTGCGCTGGAAGATTCTCGCCGGCCCCTTCC encodes the following:
- a CDS encoding septal ring lytic transglycosylase RlpA family protein translates to MRKKPEPLFRLLVLGLLALAGCAAADPVPVRTNLPAGEFRGLASWYGRTYHGKPTASGEPYDMEALTAAHRTLPFHSRVLVRRTDTGRAIEVRINDRGPFFSGRVIDLSRRAARELAMIGKGTAPVRLVPLYVPAERNVRWKILAGPFPSRRAAERFASVMNNRQGKVSKGWDGDMARYRVQLNRFSDRWDAQRTLSRIRGEGHQGYLIRSR